In the genome of Gammaproteobacteria bacterium, the window AGCTCCCAGTGCGTAGCCTTTTTTCTGAAACTCATCGCTTTTAAACGCAGCGGTGAGGAAGATAATCGGAATGTCGCGGGTTTTTTTGCGAATCTTCAACATCGAAGCGGTTTCAAAACCGTCCATCTCGGGCATCTGCACATCAAGAATAATTAGGTCGATGTTACTGATGCTGAGCGCCAGCTCAATGGCTTTTTTACCGCTGTCGGCCTGTAAAATCTCCAGATCCATTTGGCTGTTGAGCAGGCTCTGCAAGCTGAAGAGGTTGTTGGGATTGTCATCGACAATCAGTACTTTAAAGCCGTTGTAGCGCGTCATGGGACTCTCCAAGGGAGGGTGAGAGGTATTGGTTTAGGGTTTTCAATAGGGCGGGATGCTCAAGTGGTTTGTTTAGGCTGTCTGTGGCTCCGATAGCCAAACAGCGTATTTGATCTGTGTTTTGATCACGCTCAATGAGAGAAATAACGGTCAGTTTCTGGAAGCGCGTCTGTTGGCGTAGGTTCTCCAGTGTTGCAAAGCCATCCATCTCTGGCATTCGCATATCCAATAAGACCAAATCAAAATCGGGTTCATCTTGTAGGGTTTCTAAGGCTTCTTGGCCATCACCGGCAGCGGTGACGTGCAGATTCCAGCTCTCCAACAGCGGCGTTAAGCTGAGTAGGACGTTTAAATCGTTTTCCACCAGCAGCAGGCGTTGTTGTTTGAAGTTCGCTTCCAGCAGAGGCGGTGCGATTGAGTGGCTTGCGTGTGGAGCAGGAGAGGCGGCGTTTTCTTGATGGGTAATAATAACGTGCTGCTCATCAATTCGGTCTGTATCGACCTCCAGCGGCAAATGGAGGCTGAAGGTTGAGCCGTGATTGGCTTGGCTCTCTAAGTGTATCTCGGCTCCAAGCAGATGTGCCAATTCGCGGCTGATGCTGAGCCCCAGCCCAGTGCCACCAAAACGACGGTTGGTGGAGCCGTCGGCTTGCCGAAAGGCCTCAAAGATCAACTGCTGCTTCTCTTTTGCAATGCCAATGCCGCTGTCGTGAACGCTGATCTGGATCGGGTGTGAGTGCTGGTTTTCAGCTGGGTTGTTCTGTAGCCGAATCTCAACGCCGCCCTGTTGGGTGAATTTGACCGCATTGGAGAGGAAGTTTTTAATGATTTGGCGCAATTTTTCACGGTCGCTGGTGATCTGCGTCTGTGCCAGCGGCTCAATATGCAGGCTGAGGCTGAGGTGTTTAGCCGCAAACTGAGGTTGCAGCAGCTCCAGCAATTCGTGCAGCAGGGGGGTGAGGTTAACGGGTTCCAGATGAATGTTGCACTTGCGGGCTTCGATTTGTGACAGATCCAAAATATTGTCGATCAGTGATTTCAGGTCTGAACCGGCGTTGTGAATCACTTGGGCTTGTTGGCGGTTTTCCGCATTTAATGTGTCCTGTTGGCTGAGCAACTTGGAGAGCAGCAAGATGGAGTTCAGTGGGGTGCGCAGTTCGTGACTGACATTGGCTAAAAATTCCGATTTATAACGGTTCGATTCTTCCAGCTCTTTGGCGTGATGACGCAGCTTTTGGCTGTGTTGGCTGTGGCTTTTAGACAGTTGGCTCAGTTCGTCGCTCAGTTGTTTGACTTCTTGTGGGCCAGACCAGTGAAAGCGGACTTCGCCATCGCCTTTGAGGACTTGGCTGATGCCCATAAGCAGTTCACGGCCAAAGGTGGAGAGGCGCTTGGCGATCCAGTGGGCGATCAGTAACACCAGCACAAATAGAATGGCCATCACCAGCAGGGTGCGGTTTTCGAGTCGATTGCTAAAAGTCTCCATCGGCGAGGGATCAACGCGCCTGCCAACCCACAGTGAGCCGTTTTTTTCCGTAGCAAACAGCGGTACCCAGATCACTTGAGCTTGATCTGCTTGTTTCCAGAGGGCGAAGGTGCCCTTGGCAAACAGTTCTTTTAGGCCAGGATAATCTGTGAAGGCCTGAGCGTTATCGTTGACCGCTTCGCCGTATTTTAGGTAGCTGCCGTTGTTATAAACCCAGTAGGTGTCTTGGTAGGCTTTGGCCAGTCCGCCAATGTCCAGATGCACAACCACCGCTCCCAGATGGGGTGTATTGGTGTCCGTTGAGATTGGGCTAATTAGGCTGAGGTTCATAAAATGACGTGGGTTAACGCGCCCTGCTGCGGGGTTAAACCGAATCGCTCCGACCAGCACCACACCTGCGGGGCTGTTGAGGCTGGTGTGAAACAGGCGGGTGTTTACCGGTGTGCTTGTTTGCTGGCAAGCAGAAAAATTAAGGGTTTGCGGGTCGCGTTCCAGACAAAATTGGATGGCGGCCATTGGATCTAAAAACAGCACTTGGGTGATGTCTTGTTGATCTTTGAGGATGTGATTCAGCCAGTCGGTGTAACGAATGCGCTCTTTTTCCAGATCAATTTGAAAACCCTTAGGCGGCGGCGTGTGTTTGAGCTGGATGCCGGGTTCAGGAAATTTGGTCAGCAGGCGCACCATTTCGTGACGGGTGGCGAGGTGCTGTTCCACATCACGAAAGTCATCGCGCAAACTTTGCAGATAGGCTTTGTGATAGAGCATCTCCAGCTGGTTGAACATCAGCGGGGCATTGATGCTGATGGCAACCAGCAGAGGCGCGGTGCCAAAAAAAAGCAGAAAAATAAGAATTTGGCTGCGAAGTTTCATCTGGTGGGCCCAGTAGGACTTGAACCTACGACCAAGGGATTATGAGTCCCCTGCTCTAACCAACTGAGCTATGGGCCCGAAAGGGTGCCGATTATAACCTGTTAATCTTGGTCAAGGAAACTGCGCAATTGCTCCGACCGAGTGGGGTGACGCAGTTTGCGCAGTGCTTTGGCTTCGATTTGACGAATGCGCTCACGAGTCACATCAAACTGTTTGCCCACTTCTTCCAAGGTGTGGTCGGTGTTCATGCCAATACCGAAGCGCATCCGCAGCACTTTAGCTTCACGAGGGGTGAGGCTGGTGAGCACGTCTTGAGTGGTTTCGCCCAACCCTTGGATGGTGGCTGACTCCACAGGAGACATAACCGCACCATCTTCAATAAAGTCTCCCAAATGAGAATCTTCATCATCGCCAATGGGGGTTTCCATTGAGATCGGTTCTTTGGCGATTTTGAGTACTTTACGAATTTTGTCTTCTGGCATCTCCATTCGTTCCGACAGCTCCTCTGGGGTGGCATCGCGCCCCATCTCTTGCAGCATTTGGCGCGAGATACGATTGAGCTTGTTGATCGTTTCGATCATGTGTACTGGAATACGAATGGTGCGTGCCTGATCGGCAATGGAGCGGGTGATGGCTTGACGAATCCACCAAGTAGCGTAGGTGGAGAACTTGTAACCACGACGGTATTCAAATTTATCCACCGCTTTCATCAAACCGATGTTGCCTTCTTGGATCAGATCCAAGAATTGCAGACCTCGGTTGGTGTATTTTTTCGCAATGGAGATCACCAAACGCAGGTTGGCTTCCACCATTTCTTTCTTGGCGCGGCGGGCTTTGGCTTCACCCAAGGACATGCGACGGTTGATCTCTTTCAAATCGCTGATGGAGAGACGCGATGCTTTTTCGATGTTTTCCAAGCGCTGTTGTAGGCGCAGGATTTCACCTTTGTTGTTTTTCAGTGTGTCTGAGTAGCTCTGATTGGCTTCAATGTGGGCATCGAGCCAATCCATATTGCTTTCATTGCCAGGGAAAGAACTGATAAAGGTCTTGCGTGGCATGTGTGAGTATTTGATGCACAGGTCGCGAATCAGGCGCTCGTACTCACGGATTTGAGAAATGATCGCAATGGCTTTTTTGCCTAAAAAGTCAACAAAGATCGGGGTCAGTTTGATCTCCATCAGGCAAACAGGCATGGCATTTCGGGCTTTGCTGATCGCCGTAGGATTGGCATTTTCCAAAGCTTCCAGAGTGGCATCGTAAAGTTTACGCAGCCGTGCCATATGAGCCTTGACCTCTTCGGGGTCTGGGCCGGTATCGACGGGCTCTTCGCTGGCCTCGTTGTTTTCCTCGGCGGCCTTTTTCTCTGCTCGACTTTTCGCTACTTCACTGGGAGTAGGGATCTTGTCATCTGCATCAGGGTCGATAAACGCAACCATTAAATCGCTGAGGCGGGTTTCGCCAGCGACGACTTTTTCGTGCCGCTCTAAGATGCCCGCAATGGTGGTGGGATCGGTGGCCAGTGCTTGCAGGGATTGTTTTAAACCCTCTTCGATGCGTTTGGCAATCTCGATTTCGCCTTCGCGAGTCAATAGCTCAACGGTGCCCATTTCGCGCATGTACATACGCACGGGGTCGGTGGTGCGACCAAATTCACTGTCTACCGTCGCCAGCGCGGCGGCGGCTTCGTCAGCGGCGTCGTCGTCGGTGCCGATGGCGTTGTCAGAGAGAATAAGGCTGTCACGATCAGGCGCTACTTCATGGACAGAGATGCCCATGTCATTGATCATGCCGATGATCTCTTCAACCTGATCCGCTTCTACGATACCTTCGGGCAGGTGATCGTTGACTTCCGCGTAGGTGAGATAACCCTGTTCTTTGCCTTTGGCGATGAGTTGCTTTAAGCGAGATTGTTGTTCTTGATCCATAGGGGATAAATAATAACTTTTGTGGGCAAACGCCCATTATGGTTGAGTTTTATAATTTTGTCCATCTAGAGAGATAAATAGGCTTTTTAGGTATTTATTCTTTGGATATTTAAAAAACCCTCTGTAAACAGTCAGAGGGTTTTAGTTTCATCAGGAGTTGCGCTGGGGCTTATTTTCCAGCAGGCAAACCTGAGAAGTGAGCAGCCAAGTTGGCCATATCAGAATCGCTCAAAGGTTTGGCCATATTGCCCATGATGGGGTCTTTACGCGTACCGCTTTTGAAGGCTTTCAGTTGTTTAACGAGGTAGCCTTCTTTTTGGCCTGCCAAGTTGGGGAACAGAGGGCCTATGCTGATACCAGCAGAGCCATGACAACCGGCACAAACGGCTGATTTTGATTTGCCAGCAGCTGCATCGCCGCCCGCCAAAGTTGCTCCACTAACAGCCATAAAGGTTGCGGCGACGATAAATGCTATTTTTTTCATACTCTACTTCTCCATTGGCTCCGATCAGGAGCGATTAAAATTCAAATTGTTCATTGTTCTCAGTTTTTTGAGATGAACGGCTTGGCAGTGATTGTTTCAAATTACCCCAGGCGGTGTAAACAATATTGCGGTGACTAAAGTGGGTCACTTATTAGTATGTGCATAGAATATCAGAATTTTTTTATAATTTTTAGAGCTTTATCGCACTTTTTGCCCATTTGCCTGAAAATAAGCCCGATTGGTCGCTGGTTTTATTGTTCGATTTGTGGCTGGAGAGAAGTTCGTTAGAGGTTAACAATTATTACGCCATCAATAGAGAGGTTGTTCGCTTTTATTTTCTGTGCTTGTGAGGCAGATGAGGGGAGCTTGTTCGGTGCGAACTCCTTTGCGCCTATTAATATGTGTAAAAATGGCTAAAAATCTGATTTTTTATGACCTTTTGATCGGTAGGGTCATTGTTTTTAGGTTCAAAAAGGAGTAGATTGCCCGCACTTAATATTAGCAAACTCTAATTAAGGTGTTTTGATGGATTCGAAAGCAGTTGATCCCCGTTGGCTCTGGTTATTTCCTTTTATGAGTTGGTTGCCTTCGGTAACCAAACGCGATGTGCGTGCCGATGTGATGGCGGCGATTACCGGCGCTATTGTGGTGTTGCCGCAAGGGGTGGCGTTTGCCACCATCGCCGGTATGCCGCCGGAATACGGTCTCTATGCGGGCATGATTCCGGCTATTATTGCCGCGCTGTACGGTTCATCAAAACATCTGGTCTCGGGGCCAACCACGGCAGCGTCCATCGTCTTGTTTTCGGCTCTGTCGGTGTACGCTGAACCAGGTTCAATGGATTACGTTGCCTTGGCCTTGACCTTGACCTTTATGGTGGGGGTATTTCAGATTGTTTTAGGCTGGGCACGAATGGGGGTGTTGGTTAACTTTATCTCTCATTCGGTGATCATTGGTTTCACCGCCGGTGCGGCGTTGTTGATCGCCGCCAAGCAGTTGACGTATTTTTTTGGGATCGAAATTGAGCGCGGCGGTCATATGCACGAAATTTTGATTCAATTTTTTCAGCAGTTGGGTGACATTAACCCTTATGTGACCTTGGTGGCGATGGTGACGCTGTTGTCGGGCATTGCGATTAAACGCTGGATGCCACGAGTGCCGTACATGGTGATGGCGATGTTGATTGGCAGTATTGTTGCGGCGATTATCAACACTTTATTAGGTGGAGAAGCCGTGACCGGTGTGGTGACAGTGGGAGCATTGCCTGCCAGTTTGCCACCCTTGTCGGCTCCCTCCTTAACACTGGAAAACATCAAAAACTTAGCGCCTGTGGCCTTGGCGGTGACTCTGTTCGCCTTGACCGAAGCGGTCTCTATTGGCCGTTCTTTGGCCGCTAAGGGCGGTTATCGCATTGATGGTAATCAGGAGTTTATTGGCCAAGGCCTCTCTAATGTGGCAGGTTCATTTTTCTCCGGTTATGTGGCAACGGGATCGTTTAATCGCAGTGGTTTGAACTTCCAGTCCGGTGCGCGTACCCCGATTGCGGCCATGTTGGCGGGTCTGTTGCTGATGCTGATTGTTTTGCTGGTGGCTCCTTGGGCGGCTTACTTGCCCAAAGCGGCGATGGCGGGCATTCTCTTTCTGGTGGCTTGGGGGTTGATCGATTTTCATGAGATTGGCCATATTTTGAAAGCCTCTAAGCGAGAAACGACCATTTTGTTGGTGACTTTCTTGAGCGCGCTCTTTTTGGAATTGGAGTTTGCTATTTTTGCTGGTGTGTTGCTCTCTTTGGTGCTTTATCTGGAGCGCGTTTCTAAGCCACGTACCGTGACTCGCACCCCTGATCCTCGTTTGCCTAAACAGGCTTTCTCCAGTGATCCGAGTTTGACCCAGTGTCCACAGCTGCGTTTTGTGCGCGTGGATGGTTCGCTCTTTTTTGGCTCGGTCAGTCATGTGCAGGACTTTTTCGACAAAATACGCAGTGAGTTTCCTGAGCAGACGCATCTGGCGCTCTTTACTCAAGGGATTAATTTTGTTGACCCTCAAGGGGGGGATGCGCTGGTGGAAGAGGCCAAACGGCGACGTGAAATGGGTGGCGCACTCTATTTGATCAACGTCAAGCAGGGCTTGTGGGATTCATTGGAGCGATGTGGCTGTTTGGATGAGATTGATCCTCGGCATGTGTTCCAGTCAAAAACCGCCGCCATTCACGCCCTTTATCAGAAATTGAATCGTGATAAGTGTAACGTGTGTGATGCGCGTATTTTCCAT includes:
- a CDS encoding ATP-binding protein; translated protein: MKLRSQILIFLLFFGTAPLLVAISINAPLMFNQLEMLYHKAYLQSLRDDFRDVEQHLATRHEMVRLLTKFPEPGIQLKHTPPPKGFQIDLEKERIRYTDWLNHILKDQQDITQVLFLDPMAAIQFCLERDPQTLNFSACQQTSTPVNTRLFHTSLNSPAGVVLVGAIRFNPAAGRVNPRHFMNLSLISPISTDTNTPHLGAVVVHLDIGGLAKAYQDTYWVYNNGSYLKYGEAVNDNAQAFTDYPGLKELFAKGTFALWKQADQAQVIWVPLFATEKNGSLWVGRRVDPSPMETFSNRLENRTLLVMAILFVLVLLIAHWIAKRLSTFGRELLMGISQVLKGDGEVRFHWSGPQEVKQLSDELSQLSKSHSQHSQKLRHHAKELEESNRYKSEFLANVSHELRTPLNSILLLSKLLSQQDTLNAENRQQAQVIHNAGSDLKSLIDNILDLSQIEARKCNIHLEPVNLTPLLHELLELLQPQFAAKHLSLSLHIEPLAQTQITSDREKLRQIIKNFLSNAVKFTQQGGVEIRLQNNPAENQHSHPIQISVHDSGIGIAKEKQQLIFEAFRQADGSTNRRFGGTGLGLSISRELAHLLGAEIHLESQANHGSTFSLHLPLEVDTDRIDEQHVIITHQENAASPAPHASHSIAPPLLEANFKQQRLLLVENDLNVLLSLTPLLESWNLHVTAAGDGQEALETLQDEPDFDLVLLDMRMPEMDGFATLENLRQQTRFQKLTVISLIERDQNTDQIRCLAIGATDSLNKPLEHPALLKTLNQYLSPSLGESHDALQRL
- the rpoD gene encoding RNA polymerase sigma factor RpoD, which encodes MDQEQQSRLKQLIAKGKEQGYLTYAEVNDHLPEGIVEADQVEEIIGMINDMGISVHEVAPDRDSLILSDNAIGTDDDAADEAAAALATVDSEFGRTTDPVRMYMREMGTVELLTREGEIEIAKRIEEGLKQSLQALATDPTTIAGILERHEKVVAGETRLSDLMVAFIDPDADDKIPTPSEVAKSRAEKKAAEENNEASEEPVDTGPDPEEVKAHMARLRKLYDATLEALENANPTAISKARNAMPVCLMEIKLTPIFVDFLGKKAIAIISQIREYERLIRDLCIKYSHMPRKTFISSFPGNESNMDWLDAHIEANQSYSDTLKNNKGEILRLQQRLENIEKASRLSISDLKEINRRMSLGEAKARRAKKEMVEANLRLVISIAKKYTNRGLQFLDLIQEGNIGLMKAVDKFEYRRGYKFSTYATWWIRQAITRSIADQARTIRIPVHMIETINKLNRISRQMLQEMGRDATPEELSERMEMPEDKIRKVLKIAKEPISMETPIGDDEDSHLGDFIEDGAVMSPVESATIQGLGETTQDVLTSLTPREAKVLRMRFGIGMNTDHTLEEVGKQFDVTRERIRQIEAKALRKLRHPTRSEQLRSFLDQD
- a CDS encoding SulP family inorganic anion transporter translates to MDSKAVDPRWLWLFPFMSWLPSVTKRDVRADVMAAITGAIVVLPQGVAFATIAGMPPEYGLYAGMIPAIIAALYGSSKHLVSGPTTAASIVLFSALSVYAEPGSMDYVALALTLTFMVGVFQIVLGWARMGVLVNFISHSVIIGFTAGAALLIAAKQLTYFFGIEIERGGHMHEILIQFFQQLGDINPYVTLVAMVTLLSGIAIKRWMPRVPYMVMAMLIGSIVAAIINTLLGGEAVTGVVTVGALPASLPPLSAPSLTLENIKNLAPVALAVTLFALTEAVSIGRSLAAKGGYRIDGNQEFIGQGLSNVAGSFFSGYVATGSFNRSGLNFQSGARTPIAAMLAGLLLMLIVLLVAPWAAYLPKAAMAGILFLVAWGLIDFHEIGHILKASKRETTILLVTFLSALFLELEFAIFAGVLLSLVLYLERVSKPRTVTRTPDPRLPKQAFSSDPSLTQCPQLRFVRVDGSLFFGSVSHVQDFFDKIRSEFPEQTHLALFTQGINFVDPQGGDALVEEAKRRREMGGALYLINVKQGLWDSLERCGCLDEIDPRHVFQSKTAAIHALYQKLNRDKCNVCDARIFHECGKKVETEREVTLNKV
- a CDS encoding cytochrome c; the encoded protein is MKKIAFIVAATFMAVSGATLAGGDAAAGKSKSAVCAGCHGSAGISIGPLFPNLAGQKEGYLVKQLKAFKSGTRKDPIMGNMAKPLSDSDMANLAAHFSGLPAGK